The sequence below is a genomic window from Streptosporangiales bacterium.
GCCGCGTGCGCCTGCACCAGCCGGGTGCGCTTGCCCTGCTCGCGGTTGGGCGCCGCGCCGCCCTGCTCGTACCTGAGGTCGACGCCGGCGCGCCTGGCCAGCCGCTCGACCGCCTCGGCGAAGTCGAGGTGCTCCACCTTGCGGATGAACGTGATGACGTCGCCGCCCTCTTGGCAGCCGAAACAGAAGTACACGCCGCGCTGCGGGCTGACGTGGAACGAGGGCGTCTTCTCGTCGTGGAAGGGGCATATTCCCTTGAGGGAGCCCGCGCCCGCGTTGCGAAGCGCCACGTGCTCGCGTACGACCTCGTCGATCGGCGAACGCTCCCGGACGAGCGCGATGTCCTCGTCTCGTATCCGTCCGGCCACGTCAGGAGTGTACGCGGCGCCGGCGACACTCCGCTCGTCCGGGCGCCGGTGGTGTCGTACCGTCGTCGGGTGATCGAGGACATGCTCTCCTATCACCTGCTGAAGGCGATGAAGCGCACCCGCGCGACCGTCGGGCCGGTGCTCGCCGAGCACGGCCTGCACCCCGGCCAGGACCTGCTGCTGTCGCAGCTGTGGCACGAGGACGGGCTGACGCAGACCGAGCTCGCGAACCGGCTGCGGATCGAGGCGCCGACGGTCACGAAGGCTGTGCAGCGGCTGGAGCGTGCCGGGTTCCTGCGCCGCGA
It includes:
- a CDS encoding MarR family transcriptional regulator, with protein sequence MIEDMLSYHLLKAMKRTRATVGPVLAEHGLHPGQDLLLSQLWHEDGLTQTELANRLRIEAPTVTKAVQRLERAGFLRREPAGGRKRRIVLTAAGRALQGPVERAWQAADLEVTSVLDDADRVALGEILRRLTAANLAG